A genome region from Brassica oleracea var. oleracea cultivar TO1000 chromosome C2, BOL, whole genome shotgun sequence includes the following:
- the LOC106325634 gene encoding RING-H2 finger protein ATL8-like, translating into MARLLFRLLQETNSPTPATPSPALYSDLVVVIAALLCALICVLGLLAVSRCVWLRRIANRSATNSDQPPANKGLKKKVLKSLPKLTYSPDSPPAEKFAECAICLMEFAAGDELRVLPQCGHGFHVSCIDTWLGSHSSCPSCRQILVGIARCQKCGGLPGSSSSGPEPDTRIKQDDPNSNNNDNLSHLN; encoded by the coding sequence ATGGCGCGCCTTCTCTTTCGTCTTCTCCAAGAAACCAATTCTCCGACACCGGCAACACCTTCTCCGGCCTTATATTCCGATCTCGTGGTCGTCATAGCTGCTCTTCTCTGTGCACTGATCTGCGTCCTCGGCTTACTCGCCGTCTCTCGTTGCGTCTGGCTCCGTCGTATCGCAAACAGATCCGCCACGAATTCTGATCAACCGCCGGCTAACAAAGGGTTGAAGAAGAAAGTCCTAAAGTCTCTGCCGAAGCTCACCTACTCGCCGGACTCTCCCCCGGCTGAGAAGTTTGCCGAGTGCGCCATCTGTCTTATGGAATTCGCCGCCGGCGATGAGCTCAGGGTGTTGCCACAGTGTGGTCACGGCTTCCACGTGTCATGTATCGACACGTGGCTCGGGTCTCACTCTTCTTGTCCTTCCTGCCGTCAGATCTTGGTGGGGATTGCCAGGTGTCAAAAATGCGGCGGGTTACCCGGTAGCTCGAGTTCAGGACCCGAACCTGATACCCGAATCAAGCAAGATGATCCTAATAGTAATAATAATGATAATCTATCTCACCTTAATTAG